Proteins encoded by one window of Paroedura picta isolate Pp20150507F chromosome 9, Ppicta_v3.0, whole genome shotgun sequence:
- the ZNF706 gene encoding zinc finger protein 706, which translates to MARGQQKIQSQQKNAKKQAGQKKKQGHDQKAAAKAALIYTCTVCRTQMPDPKTFKQHFESKHPKTPLPPELADVQA; encoded by the exons ATGGCTCGTGGACAGCAGAAGATCCAGTCACAGCAGAAAAATGCCAAAAAGCAAGCTggacagaaaaagaaacaaggccATGACCAGAAGGCCGCAGCAAAGGCTGCTCTAATATACACCTGCACCGTCTGTAGG ACACAAATGCCAGATCCCAAGACCTTCAAACAGCACTTTGAGAGCAAGCATCCGAAGACTCCGCTTCCTCCAGAACTGGCTGATGTTCAGGCATAA